One genomic region from Conexibacter woesei DSM 14684 encodes:
- a CDS encoding conjugal transfer protein, which produces MSVPQARSRPATRSLRATRLHARIPRIVAALLAAVLSLAGLRAIVAGPPAPPPARTIVAPAGDQGATSFAEAFARAYLSFDADDPEARVRALAPFVSAGLDEDAGVRPGDGVRQRVDWTAVLGERRDGDRRLVTVMAQTDGGTVYLSVPVVRDGRGFLAIAAPPALVGPPAIDRERTAPAEERVEDAALAEVAGRALENYLAANQSNLLADLSPDAVVSLPGRPLTLDRVDDLTWVTPGRRIAVQVDASDDRSTSWTLRYELDVLHRDRWYVRSLQVDPTFRGGS; this is translated from the coding sequence ATGAGCGTCCCGCAGGCGCGTTCCCGACCGGCGACCCGCTCGTTGCGCGCTACGCGGCTGCACGCGCGCATCCCGCGGATCGTCGCGGCGCTGCTCGCGGCGGTCCTCAGCCTCGCCGGGCTGCGCGCGATCGTCGCCGGTCCGCCCGCGCCGCCGCCCGCGCGGACGATCGTGGCGCCAGCCGGCGACCAGGGCGCGACCTCGTTCGCGGAGGCGTTCGCGCGTGCGTACCTGAGCTTCGACGCCGACGACCCGGAGGCGCGCGTGAGAGCGCTCGCCCCGTTCGTCTCGGCCGGTCTCGACGAGGACGCCGGCGTGCGCCCGGGCGACGGCGTCCGCCAGCGCGTCGATTGGACCGCGGTGCTCGGCGAGCGCCGCGACGGCGACCGCCGGCTCGTCACCGTGATGGCGCAGACGGACGGCGGCACGGTCTACCTCTCCGTTCCCGTCGTGCGCGACGGGCGCGGATTTCTCGCGATCGCCGCACCGCCGGCGCTCGTCGGCCCGCCGGCGATCGACCGCGAGCGGACCGCGCCGGCCGAGGAGCGCGTCGAGGACGCCGCGCTCGCGGAAGTCGCCGGGCGAGCGCTGGAGAACTACCTCGCCGCGAACCAGAGCAACTTGCTGGCGGATCTGTCGCCAGACGCCGTCGTCTCGCTCCCCGGCAGGCCGTTGACGCTCGACCGCGTCGATGACCTGACCTGGGTGACCCCCGGCCGGCGGATCGCGGTCCAGGTCGACGCGAGCGACGACCGCAGCACGTCCTGGACGTTGCGCTACGAGCTCGACGTCCTTCACCGCGACCGCTGGTACGTGCGGTCGCTGCAGGTCGACCCGACCTTCAGAGGAGGTTCCTGA
- a CDS encoding ATP-binding protein: MRRPISFIHGNLVFGEAASEVWAVYRLPTRSYAGLPAAAKHDLLGALATLAYNLEADFSLLRVARPWDVQQYLMGVEATTDVRQVRRDLLGDYLSRQTAALEGSESHVPEVYLSVRIAAGEEGGEWSLAKQLPVLGRLRDAVGLSDGRAIGERRLDALHGAATKVHQRVLDYVDADPAASHELQWLIRRGFCRGVGDPVVDERFRPQALIVDAPEEDGGRAYRPLEVDVLRLMDAPINVEARSLRIESEHGDSHQALLTVGALPEVVSFPGRSAELLFAPMESVEFPVDVAFSARFVPNTDAVRLVRRKIIDADHAYDEESHGDHGPSWHAAARPQMVRELEEYLTGGDHPPLLRATISLAVGAPTSDLLEERVERLRREFGAVKLHRPLGDQLSLFVAHMPGQPGRLRDYDDYLTVEQFGAMVPIATHAVGTDVGPYVGHTLSGARQPVLFDSSEASRTSRAPAVLLAGTLGSGKTLCMELVMYQAFLSGSTICDIDPKGDHALERLPGVAEQMEIIELSGDERYRGMLDPLRIAPEDTREDLTCNFLLGILPEPVPPGWQTEVRLAVQQVVVAGGRSCGQVIAELERGSGDARDAARALGVHANSGLARLGFADGSATLDVAGSRAITSLRIRNLTLPLPGTARTELLEDERISRAVLHLLAVYALRLTSHDARRHSVLGFDEAWVLLSDNAGRALVDRISRMGRARNVTPLLATQILGDVDALEDLIGAAFCFGVESEREASAALRLLRLDDDEALRQRLVGFRRGRCFMRDYDGRVSPVQIDLLDRELLDALDTTPDRGGSDPAEADTDAEQAEV; this comes from the coding sequence ATGAGACGGCCGATCTCGTTCATCCACGGCAACCTCGTCTTCGGCGAGGCGGCGAGCGAGGTGTGGGCCGTCTACCGCCTGCCGACGCGCTCGTACGCGGGGCTGCCGGCGGCCGCCAAGCACGACCTGCTCGGCGCGCTCGCGACGCTCGCCTACAACCTCGAGGCCGACTTCTCGCTGCTGCGCGTCGCGCGGCCGTGGGACGTCCAGCAGTACCTGATGGGCGTCGAGGCGACGACCGACGTGCGGCAGGTCCGCCGCGACCTGCTCGGCGACTACCTCAGTCGCCAGACGGCGGCGCTCGAGGGCAGTGAGTCGCACGTGCCCGAGGTCTACCTGTCGGTGCGCATCGCGGCCGGCGAGGAGGGCGGAGAGTGGTCGCTGGCGAAGCAGCTCCCCGTGCTCGGGCGGCTGCGCGACGCGGTCGGCCTGAGCGACGGCCGCGCGATCGGCGAGCGGCGGCTCGACGCGCTCCACGGTGCGGCGACGAAGGTCCACCAGCGCGTGCTCGACTACGTCGACGCCGATCCGGCCGCGAGCCACGAGCTGCAGTGGCTGATCCGCCGCGGCTTCTGCCGCGGCGTCGGCGACCCGGTCGTCGACGAGCGCTTCCGGCCGCAGGCGCTGATCGTCGACGCGCCCGAGGAGGACGGCGGCCGCGCCTATCGTCCGCTGGAGGTCGACGTGCTGCGGCTGATGGACGCGCCGATCAACGTCGAGGCGCGGTCGCTGCGGATCGAGTCCGAGCACGGCGACAGCCACCAGGCGCTGCTGACGGTCGGCGCGCTGCCGGAGGTCGTCTCGTTCCCGGGTCGCAGCGCCGAGCTGCTGTTCGCGCCGATGGAGTCGGTCGAGTTCCCGGTCGACGTCGCCTTCAGCGCGCGCTTCGTGCCCAACACCGACGCGGTCCGCCTCGTGCGCCGCAAGATCATCGACGCCGACCACGCCTACGACGAGGAGAGCCATGGCGACCACGGTCCCTCGTGGCACGCGGCGGCGCGGCCGCAGATGGTGCGCGAGCTGGAGGAGTACCTGACCGGCGGCGACCATCCGCCGCTGCTGCGGGCGACGATCTCGCTCGCCGTCGGCGCGCCGACGAGCGACCTGCTGGAGGAGCGCGTCGAGCGGTTGCGGCGCGAGTTCGGTGCGGTCAAGCTGCACCGCCCGCTCGGCGATCAGCTGTCGCTGTTCGTCGCGCACATGCCCGGTCAGCCGGGCCGTCTGCGCGACTACGACGACTATCTGACGGTCGAGCAGTTCGGCGCGATGGTGCCGATCGCGACACATGCGGTCGGCACCGACGTCGGACCGTACGTCGGCCACACGCTCAGCGGCGCGCGCCAGCCCGTACTGTTCGACAGCTCCGAGGCGTCGCGCACGAGCCGCGCGCCGGCCGTGCTGCTCGCCGGCACGCTCGGCTCCGGCAAGACGCTCTGCATGGAGCTGGTGATGTACCAGGCGTTCCTCAGCGGCTCGACGATCTGCGACATCGACCCGAAGGGCGACCACGCGCTCGAGCGGCTGCCGGGCGTCGCCGAGCAGATGGAGATCATCGAGCTGTCCGGCGACGAGCGCTACCGCGGGATGCTCGACCCGCTGCGGATCGCGCCCGAGGACACGCGCGAGGACCTGACGTGCAACTTCCTGCTCGGGATCCTGCCCGAGCCGGTGCCGCCGGGCTGGCAGACCGAGGTGCGGCTCGCGGTGCAGCAGGTCGTCGTGGCCGGCGGCCGCAGCTGCGGGCAGGTGATCGCGGAGCTGGAGCGCGGCTCCGGCGACGCGCGCGACGCGGCGCGCGCGCTCGGCGTGCACGCCAACTCGGGGCTCGCGCGGCTCGGCTTCGCCGACGGCAGCGCGACGCTCGACGTCGCCGGCTCGCGCGCGATCACGAGCCTGCGGATCCGCAACCTGACGCTGCCGCTGCCGGGCACGGCGCGGACCGAGCTGCTCGAGGACGAGCGGATCTCGCGCGCCGTGCTGCACCTGCTGGCGGTCTACGCGCTGCGGCTCACGAGCCACGACGCGCGCCGCCACTCGGTGCTCGGCTTCGACGAGGCGTGGGTGCTGCTGTCCGACAACGCGGGACGCGCGCTCGTCGACCGCATCTCGCGGATGGGCCGCGCACGCAACGTCACGCCGCTGCTGGCGACGCAGATCCTCGGCGACGTCGACGCGCTCGAGGACCTGATCGGCGCCGCCTTCTGCTTCGGCGTCGAGTCCGAGCGCGAGGCGAGCGCGGCGTTGAGACTGCTGCGGCTCGACGACGACGAGGCGCTGCGCCAGCGGCTCGTCGGCTTCCGCCGCGGACGCTGCTTCATGCGCGACTACGACGGCCGCGTCAGCCCCGTGCAGATCGACCTGCTCGACCGCGAGCTGCTCGACGCGCTCGACACGACGCCCGACCGCGGCGGGAGCGATCCCGCCGAGGCCGACACCGACGCCGAGCAGGCCGAGGTCTGA
- a CDS encoding APC family permease encodes MRRALVVLAIAMALAIAGAVAASLAHAQDTPGPPSPTEQPGPSPTPDTEPDDDEPREPTPGLTPPADSPGPPSPTEEPQPEPSPSPGPDPDPDRPETSPAPERPRDTADLEGFAGDSPMCDEERNAMKLEAGGIAQRNCSRSGSIAQPHPTAHYGLDQNVDIKVTEPETMIAGALHSGSQTVWLGLVYMMRGALAIVELGFSHSLVLSSMAEIRSGIARLKSIFLADSWQVAALTVLGLWGIWMGLVRRKTINTIGGIATAVGLMIGAQVIMINPEGTVGKVATLSNEGALVALGAASTGDVDKPADTFAVAHQRLFTSLVVRPWCALQFTDVEGCMKVQNIKDGPNVSIADVWLSFPSNSPEREKLYDNRKGEPFKLEFTPEKCKRKGWKKLVFDDIASDYSGLGMLGNFSTWACEKWNGPDGSGQRISLRYNDEKAGIRTDATIQSGKGAFTRLGMLALIAAGMVGAIAVLLWIGVRLLLTGVFSLVLILLTPIVFLLAAFGEGGRRSVVAWGQRLLGLLIAKFVFALMLAVVVLIANIIQGLDVGWTSIWMFNIAYWWGLLLKRRELLGFLTLERPASEGGLGLAGSGRGGSGGLSSLYYGWRMANDAFRQVRKPFDMAADAGRNRAARTADKRADRDADAADRADATHERGQDDRGAQTAAIREHDREELGAEASRGRDVATHRDDLRKHRDKQRERRKAEQELKANRARQAALAAKHPPKVPTTAAERKAADEQRALKQREGQLRGKLDAWRNDPSRTKRPVLTNSDPVKGRELDDYISARREEISTLPPEHERNLLAAGIDPDRYRRAGSAEKDALRERSADAMDRSRTLLETATAERPMTERKLRKAWERIDAGPRGTRTRQWAQENREQASRATRDRNAERTREEARRTRQHERERRARRREDEARSRARRGVR; translated from the coding sequence ATGCGCCGGGCGCTCGTCGTGCTCGCGATCGCGATGGCGCTGGCGATCGCCGGAGCCGTCGCAGCTTCGCTCGCGCACGCGCAGGACACGCCCGGCCCGCCGTCGCCGACCGAGCAGCCGGGCCCGTCTCCGACCCCGGACACCGAGCCCGACGACGACGAGCCGCGCGAGCCGACGCCGGGCCTCACGCCTCCGGCGGACAGCCCAGGGCCGCCGTCGCCGACGGAGGAGCCGCAGCCCGAGCCGTCGCCGTCGCCCGGACCCGACCCTGACCCCGATCGGCCGGAGACGTCGCCGGCGCCTGAAAGACCGCGCGACACGGCCGACCTCGAAGGCTTCGCGGGCGACTCGCCGATGTGCGACGAGGAGCGCAATGCGATGAAGCTCGAGGCCGGCGGCATCGCGCAGCGCAACTGCAGTCGCTCCGGTTCGATCGCGCAGCCGCACCCGACCGCGCACTACGGCCTCGACCAGAACGTCGACATCAAGGTCACCGAGCCCGAGACGATGATCGCCGGCGCGCTCCACTCCGGCAGCCAGACGGTCTGGCTCGGGCTCGTCTACATGATGCGCGGCGCGCTCGCGATCGTCGAGCTGGGCTTCTCGCACAGCCTCGTGCTCAGCTCGATGGCCGAGATCAGAAGCGGGATCGCCCGCCTCAAGTCGATCTTCCTCGCCGACAGCTGGCAGGTCGCGGCGCTCACCGTGCTCGGCCTCTGGGGGATCTGGATGGGCCTCGTGCGGCGCAAGACGATCAACACGATCGGCGGCATCGCGACGGCCGTCGGGCTGATGATCGGCGCGCAGGTGATCATGATCAACCCGGAGGGGACCGTCGGCAAGGTCGCGACGCTCTCCAACGAGGGCGCGCTCGTCGCGCTCGGTGCCGCGTCGACCGGCGACGTCGACAAGCCGGCGGACACCTTCGCGGTCGCCCACCAGCGGCTCTTCACCTCGCTCGTCGTGCGCCCGTGGTGCGCGCTGCAGTTCACCGACGTCGAGGGCTGCATGAAGGTGCAGAACATCAAGGACGGCCCCAACGTCTCGATCGCTGATGTCTGGCTGTCGTTCCCGTCCAACAGCCCCGAGCGGGAGAAGCTCTACGACAACCGCAAGGGCGAGCCGTTCAAGCTCGAGTTCACGCCCGAGAAGTGCAAGCGCAAGGGCTGGAAGAAGTTGGTCTTCGACGACATCGCGTCGGACTACTCCGGGCTCGGCATGCTCGGCAACTTCTCGACGTGGGCGTGCGAGAAATGGAACGGGCCGGACGGCAGCGGCCAGAGAATCTCGCTGAGATACAACGACGAGAAGGCCGGGATCCGCACGGACGCCACGATCCAGAGCGGGAAGGGCGCGTTCACGCGGCTCGGGATGCTGGCGCTGATCGCGGCCGGGATGGTGGGCGCGATCGCGGTGCTGCTGTGGATCGGCGTCCGGCTGCTGCTGACCGGGGTCTTCTCGCTCGTCCTGATCCTGCTGACGCCGATCGTCTTCCTGCTCGCCGCGTTCGGAGAGGGCGGGCGGCGCAGCGTCGTCGCGTGGGGCCAACGCCTGCTCGGGCTGCTGATCGCCAAGTTCGTCTTCGCGCTGATGCTCGCGGTCGTCGTCCTGATCGCGAACATCATCCAAGGGCTCGACGTCGGCTGGACGTCGATCTGGATGTTCAACATCGCCTACTGGTGGGGCCTGCTGCTCAAGCGCAGAGAGCTGCTCGGGTTCCTGACGCTCGAGAGACCCGCCTCCGAGGGCGGCCTCGGCCTTGCCGGCAGCGGTCGTGGCGGGTCGGGCGGCCTCAGCAGCCTGTACTACGGCTGGCGGATGGCGAACGATGCGTTCAGACAGGTGCGCAAGCCGTTCGACATGGCGGCCGACGCCGGGCGCAACCGCGCGGCGCGAACGGCCGACAAGCGCGCCGACCGCGACGCGGACGCCGCCGATCGCGCCGACGCGACGCACGAGCGCGGCCAGGACGACCGCGGCGCGCAGACGGCCGCGATCCGCGAGCACGACCGCGAGGAGCTGGGCGCCGAAGCGAGCCGCGGCCGCGACGTCGCCACGCATCGCGACGACCTCCGCAAGCACCGCGACAAGCAGCGCGAGCGGCGAAAGGCCGAGCAGGAGCTGAAGGCGAACCGCGCGCGGCAGGCCGCGCTCGCCGCCAAGCACCCGCCGAAGGTCCCGACGACCGCGGCCGAGCGCAAGGCCGCTGACGAGCAGCGGGCGCTCAAGCAGCGCGAAGGCCAGCTGCGCGGCAAGCTCGACGCCTGGCGCAACGACCCGTCGCGCACGAAGCGGCCGGTGCTCACCAACAGCGACCCGGTCAAGGGCCGCGAGCTGGACGACTACATCTCGGCCCGTCGCGAGGAGATCTCGACGCTGCCGCCCGAGCACGAGCGCAACCTGCTCGCGGCCGGGATCGACCCCGACCGCTACCGTCGCGCCGGCAGCGCCGAGAAGGACGCGCTGCGCGAGCGTTCGGCCGACGCGATGGACCGTTCGCGGACGCTGCTGGAGACCGCGACCGCGGAGCGTCCGATGACAGAGCGGAAGCTGAGAAAGGCCTGGGAGCGGATCGACGCCGGACCGCGCGGGACCCGAACACGCCAGTGGGCGCAGGAGAACCGCGAGCAGGCCAGCCGCGCGACGCGCGACCGCAACGCCGAGCGCACGCGCGAGGAGGCGCGGCGCACACGCCAGCACGAGCGCGAGCGGCGCGCGCGCCGCCGCGAGGACGAGGCCCGTTCGCGGGCGCGGCGGGGGGTGCGATGA
- a CDS encoding lytic murein transglycosylase: MADQRPGVNAASAAARAAVSMTRRLARAAATRGASLVLELKLLAIGACVVACVLIALVVLIMILGAKAEALTEGGVTPTCSSSAGSPPSTLMPIYDAAAARYRLGADGWSYLAAINKVETDFGTNLNVSSAGAQGWMQFMPPTWSAYGVDGDDDGDRDPMDPEDAIHGAARYLRASGAPGDWYSALFAYNRADWYVRKVQGHAAAYRDECSTQTYAPGGTTPGTTAKLRSDGTVLAPEEAPEKVKQIIAAANRIANLPYKWGGGHAGWLDSGYDCSGLVSYALWGASLLSGAMVSGGFTSWGDPGPGQWVSIYANSGHVFMVVAGLRLDTGGGDRIGSAWRGPDRTRARSYAGFTVVHPPGL; this comes from the coding sequence ATGGCGGATCAGCGGCCTGGGGTGAACGCCGCCTCGGCGGCGGCGCGCGCCGCGGTGAGCATGACGAGACGGCTCGCGAGAGCCGCCGCGACGAGAGGCGCGTCGCTCGTGCTCGAGCTGAAGCTGCTCGCGATCGGCGCCTGCGTCGTCGCCTGCGTCCTGATCGCGCTGGTCGTCCTGATCATGATCCTCGGCGCCAAGGCCGAGGCGCTGACGGAGGGCGGCGTGACGCCGACGTGCTCGTCGAGCGCGGGCAGTCCGCCGTCCACTCTGATGCCGATCTACGACGCGGCGGCGGCCAGATACAGACTCGGCGCGGACGGCTGGTCGTACCTCGCCGCGATCAACAAGGTCGAGACCGACTTCGGCACCAACCTCAACGTCTCCAGCGCCGGCGCGCAGGGGTGGATGCAGTTCATGCCTCCGACATGGTCCGCGTACGGCGTCGACGGCGACGACGACGGCGACCGGGACCCGATGGACCCGGAGGACGCGATCCACGGCGCTGCCCGCTACCTCAGAGCGAGCGGCGCGCCCGGCGACTGGTACAGCGCGCTGTTCGCCTACAACCGCGCCGACTGGTACGTGCGCAAGGTCCAAGGCCACGCCGCCGCCTACCGCGACGAGTGCTCGACGCAGACGTACGCGCCGGGCGGGACGACGCCGGGCACGACCGCGAAGCTGCGCTCCGACGGCACGGTGCTCGCACCGGAGGAGGCGCCGGAGAAGGTCAAGCAGATCATCGCCGCCGCCAACCGGATCGCGAACCTGCCGTACAAGTGGGGCGGCGGGCACGCCGGCTGGCTCGACAGCGGCTACGACTGCTCAGGCCTCGTCTCCTACGCGCTCTGGGGCGCCAGCCTGCTCAGCGGCGCGATGGTCTCGGGCGGCTTCACGTCGTGGGGCGATCCCGGCCCGGGGCAGTGGGTCTCGATCTACGCCAACTCGGGCCACGTCTTCATGGTCGTCGCCGGGCTGCGCCTCGACACCGGCGGCGGGGATCGCATCGGCTCGGCGTGGCGCGGTCCCGACCGCACCAGAGCACGTTCCTACGCCGGCTTCACCGTCGTTCACCCGCCGGGCCTGTGA
- a CDS encoding P-loop NTPase family protein, translated as MPAARRIADALIGLLTVACLLAPPAAAAERPASTRTTTTTTSAAPPARVDPGAIADRAARGAPARIGDAAGAVWGAAGLPLVALALAAGALGAVRWRARRQRSYVRLWLLPFRADQAEPEDVRRLLESWHQQLLERWWRRIVAGQRGMAIELVVAPDAEGDRSARLTLVCPEELVDGIEGSLLACYPDSRLRRGGQALPPVSRVVRLKKRQTFVRALRGAEDDERQAVDAVLSQMGSVAQTSIVQYALTPAPALFDVYSRWRYGRLEHVAADAHVRNPSKAGLRSEVLGRELEGGLRIQHRALFFCDLRVAAEDDAGCAAVAGALRGASSAENRLVERRMRIRRELYLDRLRTAVGNPLPSWRRGVLSSGELAGLCALPSPGLKTVRVVRSPLPRLMAPPDVSRAPEHTLARDERGSVGIRPQDKSDGLGLIGGQKTGKTAVLCRTVEADALDPGCALVVLMPKPGDAQKALSMVPPGRTVHYLDLERPELGINPLMGDGDPAMIADKVVDAFRDVNAEGDIKGSSDRYLRQAAQAAIGASRRGVVEGPPTLWHMYRMLLPPEVSFRERVVEALFADPWFTDTATFFGRELPSDLANAAAQTNAKLDAPRNKLLRLMVESLDKVLRHPIQLSLDDVIARREVLIVDGKMGTFGADNCRVMMQFVLTALYGALQRAQQLPEEQRPRVALKVDEAHLIINDSFADALATLRSAGLEVTAAWQYGEQIQDPKLRGGLMSLLRQRCMFSMGESQDALEMSRIAMAAYTDLIRDDTASRARLRVTPDTIFNLPNHHTVCSWISRGARQPAFIAQTLPLETRADVIEQHRAAQTARGGFVPERLPDPLPDLDWRNGLLELPTADVMPVAAEPAAAVAAEPVAAKPERVAAAPARPTPVAAAPRPVTLPERPRATAGPPSPKLPAARPPARKAERPAPPAPAPEPPAPAPEPVPAPARAAPRAAVPDSFAELDLDDVRGIIWDNPRGRPRAHEPSERELEILGALWSYRFLFATQIWRRWWSGSSLRASQQGLQKMAAAGWVRRFKFQVAERGTQQRVYCLSRAGFELLRGRGGRNGRLFVADDATWREPQIADPRRVLRDLHVNGWVLALESGLGRSMTSWRGPRAGRLEPPRRKHQGQWVDLRPSEVVLGTNHKLQGFEGTRFEPVSPDATLGLRLTGDGPRRVELMVDLDRSRGGGASEERLRRYDGFVSGWWQLLDRYKGFGLAPLVVFVSEDERAALRLLKLADRVVATRVAKAGTPELEWPYPGRRGLFFAVERDLHEGSLEAFALPEHPPHVREQIDGQGARVCRPRRVYLIDPKRLGA; from the coding sequence ATGCCCGCTGCCCGGAGGATCGCCGACGCGCTGATCGGCCTGCTCACCGTCGCCTGCCTGCTCGCGCCGCCCGCCGCGGCGGCCGAGCGCCCCGCTTCAACGCGGACCACCACCACGACGACGTCGGCCGCACCGCCGGCGCGCGTCGACCCGGGAGCGATCGCCGACCGCGCCGCGCGCGGCGCGCCCGCGCGGATCGGCGATGCGGCCGGCGCCGTGTGGGGCGCGGCGGGGCTGCCGCTCGTCGCGCTTGCGCTGGCGGCGGGAGCGCTCGGCGCGGTGCGCTGGCGCGCGCGGCGGCAGCGCAGCTACGTGCGGCTGTGGCTGCTGCCGTTCCGCGCCGACCAGGCCGAGCCGGAGGACGTGCGGCGGCTGCTGGAGTCGTGGCACCAGCAGCTGCTGGAACGGTGGTGGCGGCGGATCGTCGCCGGCCAGCGCGGGATGGCGATCGAGCTGGTCGTCGCCCCCGACGCCGAGGGCGACCGCTCCGCGCGGCTGACGCTCGTCTGCCCCGAGGAGCTGGTCGACGGGATCGAGGGCAGCCTGCTCGCGTGCTACCCGGACAGCCGGCTGCGGCGCGGCGGTCAGGCGCTGCCACCGGTCTCCCGCGTCGTGCGGCTGAAGAAGCGCCAGACGTTCGTGCGCGCGCTGCGCGGCGCGGAGGACGACGAGCGCCAGGCGGTCGACGCGGTCCTGAGCCAGATGGGCAGCGTCGCGCAGACCAGCATCGTGCAGTACGCGCTGACGCCGGCGCCGGCGCTGTTCGACGTCTACTCGCGCTGGCGCTACGGGCGCCTGGAGCACGTCGCGGCGGACGCGCACGTGCGCAACCCGTCGAAGGCGGGGCTGCGCTCGGAGGTGCTCGGGCGCGAGCTGGAGGGCGGGCTGCGGATCCAGCATCGCGCGCTGTTCTTCTGCGACCTGCGCGTGGCGGCGGAGGACGACGCCGGCTGCGCGGCGGTCGCCGGTGCGCTGCGCGGCGCATCGTCGGCGGAGAACCGGCTGGTCGAGCGGCGGATGCGGATCCGCCGCGAGCTGTACCTCGACCGGCTGCGGACCGCGGTCGGCAACCCGCTGCCGAGCTGGCGGCGCGGCGTGCTCTCGTCCGGCGAGCTGGCTGGACTCTGCGCGCTGCCGAGTCCGGGGCTGAAGACGGTGCGCGTCGTGCGCTCGCCGTTGCCGCGGCTGATGGCGCCGCCGGACGTCAGCCGCGCGCCGGAGCACACGCTCGCGCGCGACGAGCGCGGCAGCGTCGGCATCCGCCCGCAGGACAAGAGCGACGGCCTCGGGCTGATCGGCGGCCAGAAGACCGGCAAGACCGCGGTCCTCTGCCGGACGGTGGAGGCCGACGCGCTCGACCCGGGCTGCGCGCTCGTCGTGCTGATGCCGAAGCCGGGCGACGCGCAGAAGGCGCTGTCGATGGTGCCGCCCGGACGGACCGTCCACTACCTCGACCTGGAACGGCCGGAGCTGGGGATCAACCCGCTGATGGGCGACGGCGACCCGGCGATGATCGCCGACAAGGTCGTCGACGCGTTCCGCGACGTGAACGCCGAGGGCGACATCAAGGGCTCGTCGGACCGCTACCTGCGCCAGGCGGCGCAGGCGGCGATCGGCGCCAGCCGGCGCGGGGTCGTCGAGGGGCCGCCGACGCTGTGGCACATGTACCGGATGCTGCTGCCGCCGGAGGTCAGCTTCCGCGAGCGGGTGGTCGAGGCGCTGTTCGCCGACCCCTGGTTCACCGACACCGCGACGTTCTTCGGGCGCGAGCTGCCGAGCGACCTCGCGAACGCCGCCGCGCAGACGAACGCGAAGCTCGACGCGCCGCGCAACAAGCTGCTGCGGCTGATGGTCGAGTCGCTCGACAAGGTCCTGCGGCACCCGATCCAGCTGTCGCTCGACGACGTGATCGCCAGACGCGAGGTGCTGATCGTCGACGGCAAGATGGGCACGTTCGGCGCGGACAACTGCCGCGTGATGATGCAGTTCGTGCTGACCGCGCTCTACGGCGCGCTGCAGCGCGCGCAGCAGCTGCCCGAGGAGCAGCGGCCGCGCGTCGCGCTGAAGGTCGACGAGGCGCACCTGATCATCAACGACAGCTTCGCGGACGCGCTCGCGACGCTGCGGTCGGCGGGGCTGGAGGTGACCGCGGCGTGGCAGTACGGCGAGCAGATCCAGGACCCGAAGCTGCGCGGCGGCCTGATGAGCCTGCTGCGCCAGCGCTGCATGTTCTCGATGGGCGAGTCGCAGGACGCGCTCGAGATGAGCCGCATCGCGATGGCGGCGTACACGGATCTGATCCGCGACGACACGGCCTCGCGGGCGCGCCTGCGGGTGACGCCGGACACGATCTTCAACCTGCCCAACCACCACACGGTCTGCTCGTGGATCAGCCGCGGCGCGCGGCAGCCGGCGTTCATCGCGCAGACGCTGCCGCTGGAGACGCGCGCGGACGTGATCGAGCAGCACCGCGCCGCGCAGACTGCGCGCGGCGGCTTCGTGCCCGAGCGGCTGCCGGACCCGCTCCCGGACCTCGACTGGAGAAACGGTCTGCTGGAGCTGCCGACGGCGGACGTCATGCCGGTGGCGGCAGAGCCGGCGGCCGCCGTGGCCGCGGAGCCGGTGGCGGCGAAGCCGGAGCGGGTCGCCGCGGCGCCCGCCCGGCCCACACCGGTCGCCGCAGCGCCGCGCCCGGTCACGCTGCCGGAGCGGCCGCGCGCGACGGCCGGCCCGCCGTCGCCGAAGCTGCCGGCGGCGCGGCCGCCCGCGCGCAAGGCGGAGCGGCCGGCGCCGCCCGCGCCTGCCCCCGAGCCGCCTGCGCCCGCTCCCGAGCCCGTCCCCGCTCCGGCCAGAGCGGCGCCGAGAGCGGCGGTGCCCGACAGCTTCGCCGAGCTCGACCTCGATGACGTCCGCGGGATCATCTGGGACAACCCGAGAGGGAGACCGAGAGCGCACGAGCCGAGCGAGCGCGAGCTGGAGATCCTCGGCGCGCTGTGGTCGTACCGCTTCCTTTTCGCGACGCAGATCTGGCGGCGCTGGTGGAGCGGCAGCTCGCTGCGCGCCAGCCAGCAGGGGCTGCAGAAGATGGCGGCCGCGGGTTGGGTCAGACGGTTCAAGTTCCAGGTCGCCGAGCGCGGCACGCAGCAGCGCGTCTACTGCCTCTCGCGCGCGGGCTTCGAGCTGCTGAGAGGACGCGGCGGCCGCAACGGGCGGCTGTTCGTCGCCGACGACGCGACCTGGCGCGAGCCGCAGATCGCGGACCCGCGCCGCGTGCTGCGCGACCTCCACGTCAACGGCTGGGTGCTCGCGCTCGAGTCCGGTCTCGGCCGCTCGATGACCTCGTGGCGCGGACCGCGCGCGGGGCGGCTCGAGCCGCCGCGCCGCAAGCACCAGGGCCAGTGGGTCGACCTGCGGCCGAGCGAGGTGGTGCTCGGCACCAACCACAAGCTGCAGGGGTTCGAGGGGACCCGCTTCGAGCCGGTCTCGCCGGACGCGACGCTCGGGCTGCGGCTGACCGGCGACGGCCCGCGGCGGGTCGAGCTGATGGTCGACCTCGATCGTTCCCGCGGCGGCGGCGCGAGCGAGGAGCGGCTGCGCCGCTACGACGGATTCGTCTCCGGCTGGTGGCAGCTGCTGGACCGCTACAAGGGCTTCGGCCTCGCGCCGCTGGTCGTCTTCGTCAGCGAGGACGAGCGCGCCGCGCTGCGGCTGCTGAAGCTCGCCGACCGCGTCGTCGCGACGCGCGTCGCGAAGGCGGGGACGCCGGAGCTGGAGTGGCCGTACCCGGGCCGCCGCGGCCTCTTCTTCGCGGTCGAGCGCGACCTCCACGAAGGCTCGCTGGAGGCGTTCGCGCTGCCCGAGCACCCGCCGCACGTGCGCGAGCAGATCGACGGGCAGGGCGCCCGCGTCTGCAGACCGCGGCGGGTCTACCTGATCGACCCCAAGCGCCTCGGCGCCTGA